A window from Polyangium spumosum encodes these proteins:
- a CDS encoding uracil phosphoribosyltransferase, whose translation MVDTAYAESRYRAAEIPHRYGPEVHLVDDPFAWTLLTRACSPDTGQPDMGRLVRMLYEGLARIVLATEFPRARVDVPTRMAVAHPEAVYRGTALSRTTKAVTVGIARAGTMPSQVVFDLMNEVLDPNLVRQDHLFMSRQTNAQGQVVGATWHDAKIGRDVSDRYVLFPDPMGATGSSMVSAASFYKSSLEGKPAKLIAMHLIVTPEYIRRVHADHPDLVIYAYRLDRGLSPPAVLRTEPGTSEEERGLNEVQYIVPGAGGVGEILNNAWV comes from the coding sequence ATGGTCGACACCGCCTACGCCGAGAGCCGGTACCGGGCCGCCGAGATTCCCCACCGTTACGGGCCGGAAGTCCATCTGGTCGACGACCCGTTCGCCTGGACCCTTTTGACCCGAGCTTGCTCGCCGGACACGGGCCAGCCGGACATGGGCCGCCTGGTCCGTATGCTCTACGAAGGGCTCGCCCGCATCGTGCTGGCGACGGAGTTCCCCCGCGCCCGCGTGGATGTCCCCACGCGGATGGCCGTCGCGCACCCGGAGGCCGTCTACCGAGGCACCGCGCTCTCCCGGACCACCAAGGCCGTGACGGTGGGCATCGCCCGGGCAGGGACGATGCCGTCGCAGGTGGTCTTCGACCTGATGAACGAGGTGCTCGACCCGAACCTCGTCCGGCAGGACCACCTGTTCATGAGCCGGCAGACGAACGCGCAGGGCCAGGTCGTGGGCGCGACGTGGCACGACGCGAAGATCGGGCGTGACGTGAGCGACCGCTACGTGTTGTTCCCGGATCCGATGGGCGCGACGGGGTCGTCGATGGTCAGCGCGGCGTCGTTTTACAAGAGCTCGCTCGAAGGAAAGCCGGCGAAGCTCATCGCGATGCACCTGATCGTGACGCCCGAGTACATCCGGCGCGTGCACGCGGATCATCCGGACCTCGTGATCTACGCGTACCGGCTGGATCGTGGGCTCTCGCCGCCGGCCGTGTTGCGCACCGAGCCGGGCACGAGCGAGGAGGAGCGCGGGCTCAACGAGGTGCAGTACATCGTCCCGGGCGCCGGAGGCGTGGGCGAGATCTTGAACAACGCGTGGGTCTAG